A stretch of Lathyrus oleraceus cultivar Zhongwan6 chromosome 6, CAAS_Psat_ZW6_1.0, whole genome shotgun sequence DNA encodes these proteins:
- the LOC127098194 gene encoding branched-chain-amino-acid aminotransferase-like protein 2 — MEVIHSWSAPRSLSTSLMYSFSQRDDIEVLDEPLYANFLKISGFNRPYKEQLLAETESDGNKVVKDIICGPGNKKYRFCKHMSKQRVLGLPEDLMKKGKHFILIRNPLDILPSFDKVVSPSFFELGLLELVHIYNELSESGKPPPVIDAEELQKDPEATLRGLCDDLEIPFQPSMLSWEAGPKPIDGLWAPWWYNTVHKSTGFKEQQKYPKPFPFSLYDILEHSLPLYNMLRRHVKKKSSLLSSPLPPPDLPVPANEKLLVWVGDEIVTREDAKVSVFDSITQGGDSVWEGLRVYNKKIFKLEEHLDRMSDSAKALAFENVPSRNEIKEAVFKTLIRNGMFDDAHIRLSLTRGKKVTSGMSPSLNLYGCTLIVLAEWKPPVYDNERGIVLVTASTRRNSPNNLDSKIHHNNLLNNILAKVESNNAKADDAIMLDKDGFVSETNATNIFVVKKGRVLTPHADYCLPGITRATVMDLVVKEQFILEERRISLSEVHSADEVWTTGTMGELSPVVKVDGRTIGDGKVGPVTKKLQASFKKLTEESGVPIQNYLET; from the exons ATGGAGGTGATTCATTCATGGTCTGCTCCAAGGTCCTTGAGTACAAGCCTAATGTACTCTTTTTCACAG aGGGATGACATTGAAGTGCTTGATGAGCCTCTCTATGCTAATTTCCTTAAAATAAGCGGTTTTAACAGACCTTACAAGGAACAACTACTCGCTGAAACG GAATCGGATGGAAATAAGGTTGTTAAGGATATAATTTGTGGTCCGGGAAACAAAAAGTATCGATTCTGTAAG CATATGTCAAAACAAAGGGTGCTTGGATTGCCGGAAGATTTAATGAAGAAAGGGAAACACTTCATTCTCATAAGAAATCCTCTTGACATATTG CCATCCTTTGACAAGGTTGTGTCCCCATCTTTTTTTGAATTGGGTTTGTTGGAGCTTGTTCATATATACAATGAACTCTCCGAGAGTGGAAAACCACCGCCGGTTATTGATGCTGAAGAACTTCAAAAAGATCCCGAG GCTACTTTACGGGGTCTTTGTGATGATTTGGAGATTCCTTTTCAACCTTCAATGCTCAG TTGGGAAGCAGGTCCGAAACCAATAGATGGCTTATGGGCCCCTTGGTGGTATAACACTGTGCACAAATCTACTGGTTTTAAGGAACAACAGAAGTATCCTAAG CCATTTCCCTTTTCTCTCTATGATATATTGGAGCATAGTCTACCTCTTTACAACATGCTTCGACGCCATGTAAAGAAGAAGTCATCTCTTCTGAGCTCTCCTTTGCCTCCTCCGGACCTTCCAGTTCCCGCAAATGAGAAACTGCTTGTTTGGGTCGGTGATGAGATTGTGACACGCGAGGATGCCAAG GTTTCAGTGTTTGATTCTATTACCCAAGGCGGCGACTCCGTTTGGGAGGGTCTTCGAGTGTATAACAAAAAGATATTTAAACTTGAAGAACATCTGGACAG GATGTCCGATTCAGCTAAAGCTTTGGCTTTTGAAAATGTTCCAAGTCGAAATGAG ATTAAGGAAGCTGTTTTCAAAACGCTAATTAGGAATGGGATGTTTGATGATGCCCACATCCGACTTTCTCTAACACGGGGAAAGAAG GTTACTTCTGGGATGAGCCCGTCATTAAATCTGTATGGATGCACATTAATTG TGCTTGCCGAATGGAAGCCCCCTGTTTATGATAATGAGCGCGGTATAGTTCTTGTAACTGCCTCAACACGCCGTAACTCACCAAAT AATTTGGATTCAAAGATACACCACAACAATCTCCTGAACAACATACTTGCAAAG GTTGAAAGCAATAATGCAAAAGCAGATGATGCAATTATGCTGGACAAAGATGGTTTTGTATCCGAAACCAATGCAACAAACATC TTCGTAGTTAAGAAAGGCCGTGTTTTGACACCACATGCTGATTACTGTCTTCCCGGCATTACTAGAGCAACT GTTATGGATCTTGTGGTGAAGGAGCAGTTTATTTTAGAAGAGCGGAGAATCAGCCTATCAGAAGTGCATTCTGCAGATGAG GTATGGACAACAGGTACAATGGGAGAACTAAGCCCA GTAGTGAAGGTTGATGGACGCACAATTGGTGATGGAAAAGTAGGGCCAGTAACAAAAAAATTGCAAGCTAGTTTTAAAAAGTTGACCGAAGAGTCGGGTGTGCCAATACAGAACTACCTCGAGACTTGA